The following are encoded together in the Asterias rubens unplaced genomic scaffold, eAstRub1.3, whole genome shotgun sequence genome:
- the LOC117306485 gene encoding 26S proteasome non-ATPase regulatory subunit 3-like — protein sequence MGKEKSADVEMVDATVKVNGETGPVEEAPSKKETDMITLDDFKEHVKHIEKAVSSKEKNYMSRVVRALTSSRRKLNHGVLRKLIMGYFSSASAAREKLITYLDEPMDTTDNNIIFRPRSSKTSNGQLLPELDVYVHLLVVVHLLDTKRYDEAVKCSDLLMSKIDAQNRRSLDQLSAKAYFYHSRAYELTGQLDKVRSFLHAKLRTSTLRHNNEAQATLQNLLLRNYLHYNLYDQADKLVSKSTFPEEASNHEWARFLYYLGRIKAIQLEYSEAHKNLLQALRKAPQYTALGFKQTVQKLAITVQLLLGEIPDRAVFRQKFYQKALAPYLLLTQGVRTGNLHLFNQTLKDFAPKFQSDGTYTLIVRLHHNVIKTGVRMISLSYSRISLSDVARKLQLESPEDAEFIVAKAIRDGVIEASIEHEKGYVRSKETVDIYSTREPMAAFHQRISFCLDIHNQAVKAMRFPPKSYNKDLESAEERREREQQDLELAKEMADDEEDSF from the exons ATGGGAAAGGAAAAGTCTGCTGATGTCGAGATGGTCGACGCCACAGTGAAAGTAAATGGAGAAACTGGACCGGTCGAAGAAGCCCCATCGAAGAAAGAAACCGATATGATCACACTCGACG aTTTCAAGGAGCATGTTAAACACATAGAAAAAGCTGTGTCGTCCAAGGAAAAGAACTACATGTCAAGGGTCGTCAGGGCATTGACCTCGTCAAGACGTAAATTGAATCATGGAGTACTGCGTAAACTCATCATGGGTTACTTCTCTAGCGCAAGTGCAGCCAGAGAGAAGCTCATCACATATTTAGACGAG CCAATGGATACAACGGATAACAACATAATCTTTCGTCCTCGGAGTAGCAAGACCTCCAACGGTCAACTTCTGCCGGAGCTTGATGTTTATGTTCACCTTCTGGTCGTTGTCCACCTTCTTGACACAAAGAGATATGATGAG GCTGTAAAGTGTTCAGACCTTCTGATGTCAAAGATTGATGCCCAGAACAGACGCTCTCTAGACCAACTCTCTGCCAAGGCTTACTTCTACCACTCCAGGGCGTATGAGCTCACCGGTCAACTGGATAAAGTCAGAAG TTTCCTGCATGCCAAACTGCGCACCTCTACCCTCAGACACAACAATGAAGCCCAAGCTACCCTCCAGAACCTGCTCCTGCGCAACTACCTCCATTACAATCTCTACGATCAGGCAGACAAACTGGTTTCCAAGTCTACCTTCCCTGAAGAGGCATCAAATCATGAATGGGCGAGGTTTCTCTACTACCTCG GTCGTATTAAGGCAATCCAGTTGGAATACTCAGAGGCACATAAGAATCTCTTACAAGCTTTACGAAAAGCACCACAATACACAGCTTTAGGCTTCAAACAGACA GTTCAGAAGCTGGCTATAACTGTACAGCTGTTACTTGGAGAGATTCCAGACAGAGCCGTCTTCAGACAGAAGTTTTACCAGAAGGCACTCGCACCGTACTTGCTTCTTACACAGG GTGTGAGAACAGGAAATCTGCATCTGTTCAACCAGACTCTTAAGGACTTTGCTCCTAAGTTCCAATCTGATGGTACCTACACCCTGATTGTAAGACTTCATCACAATGTGATCAAGACAGGAGTGCGTATGATAAGCCTCTCTTACTCAAGAATCTCCTTATCGGATGTTGCCAGGAAGCTACAGCTTGAGAGCCCTGAAGATGCAGAGTTTATTGTTGCTAAG GCAATCCGAGATGGAGTAATCGAAGCAAGTATAGAGCATGAGAAAGGATATGTTCGCTCCAAGGAGACTGTAGATATTTACTCAACAAGAGAACCAATGGCCGCCTTCCATCAGAGAATCAGCTTCTGTCTTGATATCCACAATCAAGCTGTCAAG GCAATGAGGTTTCCTCCTAAGTCATACAACAAAGACCTGGAATCAGCTGAG GAACGTCGAGAGAGGGAGCAGCAAGATTTGGAGCTGGCCAAGGAAATGGCCGATGATGAAGAAGACAGTTTCTAA